The following coding sequences are from one Epinephelus fuscoguttatus linkage group LG7, E.fuscoguttatus.final_Chr_v1 window:
- the casp9 gene encoding caspase-9 produces the protein MEESHKNILRRNRTNLVKDLDPSNLYDGLLEKGVFTHDMIDEIKSAGTRRNQARELVRDLETRGSRAFPLFLECLQETGQHSLAELLQNGAPAVKIQPATPTQVDRPVVQPLPITSPMSSVTVYPMPRPSPTSSPSPESQDIRPRPPVRTRRDSIQSYKMDASPCGHCLIINNVEFDPESELSSRKGSNIDCEKLEKRFKALNFIVEVKTNLKQKQIKHQLSALSKKDHSQYDCCVVIMLSHGTEVSHSRFPGAVYGVDGQFVPVQHITNYLNGQHCPSLQGKPKLFFIQACGGGERDTGFEVSPDEVEPSTGGADDQTDAIPMSSSSDSLSMSDEVDARATLPTPSDILVSYSTFPGYVSWRDTQSGSWYVETLDRILEENAATDDLVTMLMMVNHEVSQNSAKGLYKQMPGSFNFLRKLLHFQTQA, from the exons ATGGAGGAGAGCCACAAGAATATTCTTCGGCGCAACAGGACCAACCTCGTGAAAGACTTGGACCCATCAAACCTCTATGATGGCCTTCTGGAAAAAGGAGTGTTTACCCATGACATGATCGATGAGATAAAG AGCGCTGGGACCAGACGCAACCAGGCTAGAGAGTTGGTGCGGGACTTGGAGACCCGTGGGAGTCGGGCCTTTCCGTTATTTCTGGAGTGCCTTCAGGAGACGGGTCAGCACAGTTTGGCAGAGCTTCTTCAGAATGGAGCTCCAGCAGTTAAAATACAGCCTGCAACTCCAACTCAGGTCGACCGCCCTGTTGTTCAGCCTCTCCCAATTA CCTCTCCTATGTCCAGTGTTACTGTCTATCCAATGCCAAGACCCAGCCCTACTTCCAGTCCAT CACCTGAAAGTCAGGACATAAGACCAAGGCCACCAGTAAGAACTCGACGGGATAGCATCCAG AGCTATAAAATGGACGCCAGCCCATGTGGACATTGCCTCATCATAAACAATGTAGAGTTTGATCCCGAGAGCGAGCTGAGCAGTCGCAAAGGGTCCAACATAGACTGTGAGAAGCTGGAGAAAAGATTTAAGGCTCTCAACTTTATTGTGGAAGTTAAGACAAACCTGAAACAAAAA CAAATCAAACATCAACTGTCAGCTCTATCGAAGAAAGACCATTCACAGTATGACTGCTGTGTGGTTATCATGCTGTCCCACGGGACTGAG GTGAGTCACAGCCGCTTCCCCGGTGCCGTGTATGGTGTGGACGGACAGTTTGTTCCAGTTCAGCACATCACAAACTACCTAAATGGCCAGCATTGTCCATCTCTACAGGGCAAACCCAAACTTTTCTTCATCCAGGCCTGTGGAGGAG GTGAAAGAGACACAGGCTTCGAGGTGTCCCCTGATGAGGTTGAACCATCCACTGGTGGAGCGGATGATCAGACAGACGCCATTCCGATGTCATCCAGCAGCGACTCTCTGAGCATGTCTGACGAAGTGGACGCCAGAGCCACGCTGCCCACCCCGAGTGACATTCTGGTGTCCTACTCTACTTTTcccg GTTACGTTTCGTGGAGAGACACTCAGTCGGGCTCCTGGTACGTCGAGACACTCGATCGCATCCTTGAGGAAAACGCTGCCACTGATGACTTGGTTACAATGTTAATGATG gTTAACCATGAAGTCTCCCAAAACTCTGCAAAAGGGCTCTACAAGCAAATGCCTGGTTCCTTTAACTTCCTCCGCAAACTTCTCCACTTTCAAACCCAAGCGTAG